From the Cyanobium sp. M30B3 genome, the window TTGCCCCCTTTGCGGACGTGGATACCGGCAAGGAACGGCACACGTTCTTTGCATTCAAAGAGGCCAATACTGATGGGGTCCAGCACTTCCAGGTGCTGGGCGACAACGTCTTCGGCTTGGAGGACCTCTACGGGGGAGGGGATCGGGACTTCGACGATCTGATCTTCTCCTTCAAGCCCACGGCATTGATCGGCAGCTCCCCCCTGGCCTGATGGGCCGGGGCAGGCTGCCTGTGCTGCTGGGCATCCGACGCATCCCCGCCGCCATCGAACGGGTCCGGGCGAGCTGAGAAGCTGGGCCCATGGGCAACACAACACCGTTCAACACAACACCGTTCAACGCGGATCTCTTTGACACCGACGGCGCCATCTACATGGGCAGTCGCCGGGATCCGGCCGGCTGCCGCGCGGGCCTGTTTGGCGTGCCCTACGACGGCACCACCTCCTTCCGCCCCGGCACCCGCTTCGGGCCGGCGGCGATCCGCGAGGTGAGCAGCGGCCTGGAGAGCTACTGCCCCCAGCTCGACCGCGACCTGGAGGATCTGGCCTTCGCCGATCTGGGGGCGGTGGATATCCCCTTCGGTGCCCCCGAGCCGGTGGTGGCGGCCGTGAAGCAGGCCACAGAAGCCGTGCTGACCCTGGGGCTCAGACCGCTGATGCTGGGCGGCGAGCACTCGATCAGCTCCGGCGCGGTGGCAGCGGTGGCCCAACAACACCCCGAGCTGGTGCTGGTGCAGCTCGACGCCCACGCCGACCTGCGCCACACCTGGCTCGGCGCCCACCACAGCCACGCCTGTGCCATGCGCCGCTGCCTGGAGGTGCTGCCCAGCCAGCAGCTGCTGCAGATCGCCATCCGCAGCGGCACCCGCGAGGAGTTCAGCGAGCTGCGCCAGAGCGGCCGGC encodes:
- the speB gene encoding agmatinase; its protein translation is MGNTTPFNTTPFNADLFDTDGAIYMGSRRDPAGCRAGLFGVPYDGTTSFRPGTRFGPAAIREVSSGLESYCPQLDRDLEDLAFADLGAVDIPFGAPEPVVAAVKQATEAVLTLGLRPLMLGGEHSISSGAVAAVAQQHPELVLVQLDAHADLRHTWLGAHHSHACAMRRCLEVLPSQQLLQIAIRSGTREEFSELRQSGRLVAIERMAEALRPLRGQPIYLTVDLDWFDPAVMAGTGTPEPGGFLWSHFAALVSELRHHNLVAADVVELAPQLDPSGVSSVLAAKVVRSLLLLLAA